A window of the Candidatus Tectomicrobia bacterium genome harbors these coding sequences:
- a CDS encoding YlxR family protein, with the protein MPVRTCIGCRTKGEADAFFRMVADPGGGVAAELDSRLPGRGAHCCFRASCIQAALKPKNLARALREGIQAPGPGELAERVEELLRRRLEGLLAAAWRKGVLTPGRDAAFRELAEGGRLLLARDLSAGSRSEIPKEARPPLELPLRMEEIGRLLGRSPAGVLALRDVSLEEAVALRLAQLKSLAEG; encoded by the coding sequence ATGCCCGTGCGGACCTGCATCGGTTGCCGGACGAAGGGCGAGGCGGACGCGTTTTTCCGCATGGTGGCCGATCCCGGGGGCGGAGTGGCGGCGGAGCTCGACAGCCGGCTCCCGGGGCGGGGCGCCCACTGCTGCTTCCGGGCCTCCTGCATCCAGGCCGCGCTGAAGCCGAAGAACCTGGCGCGGGCCCTGCGGGAGGGCATCCAGGCGCCCGGGCCGGGGGAGCTGGCGGAGCGGGTGGAGGAGCTTCTCCGGCGGCGCCTGGAGGGGCTCCTGGCCGCCGCCTGGCGCAAGGGAGTTCTCACCCCGGGGCGGGACGCGGCCTTCCGGGAGCTCGCGGAGGGAGGGCGGCTTCTTCTCGCCCGGGACCTCTCGGCGGGCAGCCGGAGCGAGATTCCGAAAGAAGCCCGGCCTCCGCTAGAGCTGCCGCTCCGGATGGAGGAGATCGGCCGGCTGCTCGGCCGGTCCCCGGCCGGGGTTCTCGCCCTCCGGGATGTCTCCCTGGAGGAGGCGGTCGCCCTGCGGCTGGCCCAGCTCAAGAGCTTGGCCGAGGGTTGA